A single window of Rubripirellula lacrimiformis DNA harbors:
- a CDS encoding IS91 family transposase: MVASETIADVSASGREQRSTAAGKLSVAQILRLGAAGAVNDATSGQVQSVLAKLSLCRTHVLGGRKFRCADCAEITSLYNSCGDRHCPRVAVVNSCSGGKRVDFHDKATKLILSGVTYYQVVFTLPSELSELALANRYEMADLLVDSAWKSLSRRIKAEQDYDPAAMTILHTWNQKLEAHWHVHMLVPGAGPGLSTRQWTEATAPTGSRNSDGFYLVDADPLREAYREQAIGKLRRLRSAGKLKLVGKFEYLRSNENWDAFVKNLESKKWVAYIQPPPSVTSSACQVVRYLTRYLTGGPISDRRIVAADADEVTFMARDGKRVGGEREQVPVTMSSSEFVGRWCLHIQPDQLTKTRYLGGWSNNRRGAYQDRCREQLEAVEGWRLEEPSADSSKEAFAQSPDQVCEHCGSDRIELIQDTPKPSWAEIFRREDDRCPEWYADRQRESHRRLWTASYGTDFYDWYVETQVESAEEIERERIAMVQLPLAGFTGDLGYPQSYLVDSF; this comes from the coding sequence TTGGTTGCCAGTGAAACAATTGCCGACGTATCAGCCAGCGGCAGAGAACAGCGGTCCACTGCCGCAGGAAAGCTAAGCGTCGCACAGATCCTGCGTCTGGGTGCCGCTGGGGCCGTCAATGACGCGACGTCTGGTCAGGTCCAAAGCGTGTTGGCAAAGCTTTCGCTTTGCCGCACGCATGTGTTGGGAGGGCGCAAGTTTAGGTGCGCTGACTGTGCCGAAATTACTTCGCTGTACAACTCCTGCGGTGACCGCCACTGCCCCCGCGTCGCAGTCGTAAACTCGTGTAGCGGCGGCAAGCGAGTCGACTTTCACGACAAAGCAACCAAGTTGATCCTGTCTGGTGTGACGTACTATCAGGTCGTCTTCACGCTGCCCAGCGAACTGTCCGAGTTGGCACTTGCGAACCGCTACGAGATGGCGGACTTGCTGGTGGACTCGGCCTGGAAGAGTCTGTCGAGGCGAATCAAAGCCGAACAGGATTATGATCCGGCGGCGATGACGATTCTGCATACTTGGAATCAGAAACTCGAGGCGCATTGGCATGTTCACATGCTGGTTCCCGGCGCGGGTCCGGGCCTTAGCACGCGTCAGTGGACAGAGGCGACCGCACCGACGGGCTCCAGAAACTCCGACGGCTTCTACTTGGTGGATGCGGATCCGCTTCGTGAAGCGTATCGCGAGCAAGCGATCGGCAAACTCCGCCGACTGCGTTCCGCCGGCAAGTTGAAACTGGTCGGTAAATTTGAGTATCTTCGCAGCAACGAGAACTGGGACGCGTTCGTGAAGAACTTGGAATCGAAGAAATGGGTGGCCTACATCCAACCGCCTCCATCGGTGACGAGTTCGGCCTGCCAAGTGGTCCGTTACCTGACACGCTATCTGACTGGTGGTCCGATCAGTGACCGCCGTATCGTCGCAGCGGATGCAGACGAAGTGACGTTCATGGCTCGTGACGGCAAGCGGGTCGGCGGCGAGCGAGAGCAGGTGCCGGTGACGATGAGCTCCAGCGAATTCGTAGGCCGCTGGTGCCTTCACATTCAGCCGGACCAACTAACGAAGACTCGTTACCTAGGTGGATGGAGCAACAATCGCCGAGGCGCCTACCAAGATCGTTGCCGCGAGCAGTTGGAGGCAGTGGAGGGATGGCGACTTGAAGAACCATCAGCTGACTCGTCCAAGGAAGCGTTCGCCCAGTCGCCAGACCAAGTGTGCGAGCACTGCGGCAGCGACCGGATAGAACTGATCCAAGATACGCCGAAGCCTTCATGGGCAGAGATCTTTCGGCGAGAGGACGATCGCTGCCCGGAGTGGTACGCCGACCGGCAACGGGAGTCGCATCGTCGTCTCTGGACGGCCAGCTACGGTACCGATTTTTACGATTGGTACGTGGAAACCCAGGTAGAAAGTGCAGAGGAAATCGAGCGGGAGCGAATCGCCATGGTTCAGTTGCCGCTGGCAGGATTTACGGGCGATCTCGGCTACCCCCAGTCGTATCTGGTAGACTCATTCTGA
- a CDS encoding mannose-1-phosphate guanylyltransferase, producing the protein MLHAVIMAGGSGTRFWPASRRLVPKQLLALSGQRTMIQSTVDRLGDLIPPSRQMIVTNKILVDAVREQLPQLPAENVVGEPCKRDTAPCVGLAAALVQHKDPDGTMAVMPSDHVIASPGKFQAALAAAEQLIEEDPTRIVTFGIKPTYPAESFGYIQAAEPIGAAHGETADGISAYKVKQFREKPDHETAESYLKAGTYFWNSGIFLWRASTILDAMQAKVPAISERIAAIAASMGTDSYEETLEREFTAIKGTSIDYAVMESYDNVVMIEAPFPWDDVGSWQALSRLNEPDADDNTVVGSHVGIDTKGSIIMTQPGHTVVTIDVEDLIVVQTADATLVAPKHAEERVREAVKALEERGLTDLL; encoded by the coding sequence ATGTTGCATGCTGTGATCATGGCTGGCGGAAGTGGGACTAGGTTTTGGCCTGCGAGTCGAAGGTTGGTGCCCAAACAATTGTTGGCGCTTTCGGGCCAACGCACGATGATTCAGTCCACTGTCGATCGCTTGGGAGACCTGATCCCGCCATCGCGTCAGATGATTGTGACCAACAAAATTCTGGTCGACGCCGTTCGGGAGCAATTGCCACAATTGCCAGCGGAAAATGTCGTCGGTGAACCGTGCAAACGGGACACCGCGCCCTGTGTCGGTCTAGCGGCCGCGTTGGTTCAGCATAAAGATCCCGATGGAACGATGGCCGTGATGCCCTCGGATCACGTCATCGCGTCACCGGGAAAATTCCAGGCAGCACTTGCCGCGGCCGAACAATTGATCGAAGAGGATCCGACCCGGATCGTCACTTTCGGCATCAAACCGACCTATCCGGCTGAATCGTTTGGATACATCCAGGCAGCCGAACCGATCGGGGCAGCCCACGGCGAGACCGCAGATGGGATATCGGCATACAAAGTTAAACAGTTTCGCGAAAAGCCTGACCACGAGACGGCGGAATCGTACTTGAAGGCGGGCACGTACTTTTGGAATAGCGGTATTTTTCTGTGGCGTGCGTCGACCATTTTGGATGCGATGCAAGCCAAGGTGCCAGCGATCAGCGAGCGTATCGCTGCGATCGCAGCATCGATGGGGACCGACAGCTACGAAGAAACATTGGAACGCGAATTCACAGCGATCAAGGGGACGTCGATCGACTATGCCGTGATGGAATCGTATGACAACGTCGTCATGATCGAGGCTCCGTTCCCCTGGGATGACGTCGGCAGTTGGCAGGCACTGTCGCGATTGAACGAACCAGACGCCGACGACAATACCGTCGTCGGATCGCATGTCGGCATTGATACCAAGGGATCGATCATCATGACCCAGCCGGGGCATACCGTGGTCACCATCGACGTCGAAGATTTGATCGTCGTGCAAACGGCGGACGCAACTCTGGTCGCGCCCAAGCATGCCGAAGAACGCGTTCGCGAAGCGGTCAAGGCATTGGAAGAACGCGGATTGACCGATCTGCTGTAG
- the thiD gene encoding bifunctional hydroxymethylpyrimidine kinase/phosphomethylpyrimidine kinase, with amino-acid sequence MTIALTIAGSDPSGGAGLQADLKTFHHFQVYGTSVVSLLTVQNTQSVLDVRIMDVDLVLAQLDAVLSDVPPSAAKTGALGSARLIEAIADRAQRFAFPLVVDPVMVSKHGDRLIDDDTIDSIRRRLLPTATWVTPNRHEAQVITQSKIDDVASMEQAAKQIADMGPDNVWIKGGRLGDESLDVVRIGSETRHLRGPWIDTQDTHGTGCVLSAALTANLALGVDAWQAAETAKAFLTRALRPHPKIGRGIGPVNFFPPND; translated from the coding sequence ATGACCATCGCACTTACGATCGCGGGCTCTGACCCATCAGGCGGGGCCGGACTGCAAGCGGACCTGAAAACATTCCATCACTTCCAAGTGTACGGAACCAGCGTCGTCAGCCTCCTGACCGTGCAGAATACTCAGTCGGTGCTGGACGTCCGAATCATGGACGTCGATCTTGTGCTGGCTCAGCTTGATGCGGTGCTCAGCGATGTCCCACCATCGGCAGCCAAGACTGGCGCCCTGGGCAGCGCCCGCCTGATCGAAGCGATCGCTGATCGCGCCCAGCGGTTTGCATTCCCGCTAGTCGTCGACCCCGTCATGGTCAGCAAACATGGTGACCGTTTGATCGACGACGACACGATTGATTCGATTCGCCGGCGACTGTTGCCAACCGCCACCTGGGTGACACCCAATCGCCACGAAGCACAGGTCATCACACAATCGAAAATCGATGACGTGGCGTCGATGGAGCAGGCTGCCAAACAGATTGCCGACATGGGTCCGGACAACGTGTGGATCAAAGGCGGTCGACTGGGCGACGAAAGCCTAGACGTCGTCCGCATCGGATCGGAAACCCGGCACCTGCGCGGCCCCTGGATCGATACCCAAGACACGCACGGCACGGGATGCGTTCTGTCGGCGGCACTGACCGCCAACCTGGCCCTGGGCGTCGACGCTTGGCAGGCCGCCGAAACAGCCAAGGCGTTCCTGACTCGGGCGCTAAGACCCCACCCGAAGATCGGTCGCGGCATCGGCCCCGTGAACTTCTTTCCCCCCAACGACTAA
- a CDS encoding Clp protease N-terminal domain-containing protein, producing MNAKVYSRFNASAVRTMRYANQAARRLRHDYIASEHILIGLIRNRGCPAHRLLARLGVTRAAIVHELRKHMAIGDSLADKRRRPIRPDAHRVVGSAASCADRLCHESIATEHILLALLATDTGVSSRAFAGLGLVYDDVLGLIAYDLGVTLNDAEKPEP from the coding sequence ATGAACGCAAAAGTCTATAGCCGATTCAACGCCTCTGCGGTGCGTACGATGCGGTACGCGAATCAAGCGGCTCGGCGTCTTCGCCATGACTACATCGCGTCAGAACACATCTTGATCGGACTGATCCGCAATCGCGGTTGCCCCGCCCATCGCCTGCTCGCGCGTCTTGGTGTTACGCGGGCGGCGATCGTCCATGAGTTGCGCAAGCATATGGCGATTGGTGACTCCCTTGCTGACAAACGACGTAGACCGATACGGCCGGACGCGCATCGTGTTGTAGGTTCTGCCGCGAGTTGCGCGGATCGCCTTTGTCACGAATCCATCGCGACTGAGCATATCTTGCTTGCCCTGCTCGCCACTGACACGGGAGTCTCGTCACGTGCGTTTGCGGGCCTTGGTCTCGTGTACGATGATGTACTCGGACTCATCGCTTACGACCTTGGCGTGACGTTGAACGATGCAGAGAAGCCAGAACCATGA
- a CDS encoding sugar phosphate isomerase/epimerase family protein translates to MLPLGFVSAIVPDLSLQEVFATAASIGFDCVEVMCWPLGKSTRRYAGVTHINIAELDVNQITELSAKYGVSISSLGYYPNALSPDAAEAEQAVEHIRSLITASSMLGVDRMTTFIGRDWTKSIDDNWPRFLDTWKPIIAHAEDQGVKVGIENCPMLFTADEWPGGKNLAQSPAIWQRMFNDIPSDHFGLNYDPSHLVFQHMDYLAPMQDFADKLFHVHAKDVRIDRAKLNQVGILAHPNLYHSPKLPGMGEVDWGKFFSILTDTGYRGPVCVEVEDRAFESTIEDCRLALQQSHTYLRNFVPKRATT, encoded by the coding sequence ATGTTGCCACTCGGCTTTGTGTCCGCCATCGTCCCTGACCTGTCGCTACAGGAAGTCTTTGCGACGGCCGCCAGCATCGGGTTTGACTGTGTCGAAGTGATGTGTTGGCCGCTGGGTAAATCGACGCGTCGCTACGCCGGTGTGACTCATATCAACATCGCCGAACTGGACGTTAACCAAATCACCGAATTGTCGGCAAAGTACGGTGTCAGCATCAGCTCGCTAGGCTATTACCCCAATGCACTCTCCCCCGACGCCGCCGAAGCCGAGCAGGCTGTCGAACATATCCGGTCCCTGATCACGGCATCCTCCATGCTAGGCGTCGACCGCATGACGACATTCATCGGCCGCGACTGGACCAAGAGCATCGATGACAACTGGCCCCGTTTTCTAGACACCTGGAAACCGATCATCGCGCACGCCGAGGACCAGGGTGTGAAAGTGGGCATCGAAAACTGCCCCATGCTGTTCACCGCCGATGAATGGCCCGGTGGCAAAAATCTGGCACAAAGCCCCGCGATCTGGCAGCGGATGTTCAACGATATCCCCAGCGACCACTTCGGCCTGAACTACGACCCGTCGCATCTGGTGTTCCAGCACATGGATTATCTTGCCCCGATGCAAGATTTTGCCGACAAGCTATTCCATGTTCATGCCAAAGACGTCCGCATCGACCGAGCGAAACTGAACCAAGTCGGCATCCTGGCGCACCCCAACCTGTACCATTCCCCGAAACTGCCGGGGATGGGCGAAGTCGACTGGGGCAAATTCTTTTCGATCCTGACCGACACGGGCTATCGCGGACCAGTTTGCGTGGAAGTCGAAGATCGAGCGTTCGAGTCCACCATCGAAGACTGCCGACTGGCGCTCCAGCAAAGCCATACTTACTTGCGCAACTTCGTTCCCAAACGGGCCACGACCTAA
- a CDS encoding IS91 family transposase has translation MSVLASPLAAAIASPVLAGVKKPSEAIQPSKDLTVAALLKRYTSQYVKANASAAAPQVQSTLAKLALCRTRALGGHVYLCEGCQSETPVYNSCGDRHCPQCSGARRADWLDSTCELLVPGATYFQVVFTLPEELSALALGNRREVYNLLFRSAWEALRGLIADEQGFEAAAAMVLHTWNQKLDAHAHVHALVPGGGPSLDPSRPGWIHSRKQNGKPSSAPYLVDAKELRKRYREAVLKGLRRLREKGKLKLQGQFQALQDQAGWDEWLGRFEHKTWVSFIQGPPNEHCRPEHVAKYLARYMTGGPISDRRLISHEDGKVQFWARVGNQTGGGDGRAAPYTLSGVEFVRRWSMHILPKGFTKSRRYGGYSNHHRDRYMKECIALLPVETPPTPTVDEEAGPEEAAEELTPQCVHCGEPMELVQSSFKPSWSDVMFSKYRPRWYADD, from the coding sequence ATGAGTGTCCTTGCAAGTCCGCTGGCTGCGGCGATTGCCAGCCCTGTCCTCGCTGGGGTGAAGAAGCCCAGCGAAGCGATCCAGCCGTCCAAGGATTTGACGGTTGCGGCGCTGCTCAAGCGGTACACGTCGCAGTACGTCAAGGCGAATGCCTCCGCGGCGGCCCCACAAGTGCAAAGCACGTTGGCAAAACTGGCGCTGTGTCGCACGCGTGCGTTGGGTGGTCATGTCTATCTCTGTGAAGGATGCCAATCCGAAACGCCCGTCTACAACTCTTGCGGCGATCGTCACTGCCCCCAGTGCAGTGGTGCGCGACGTGCCGATTGGTTGGATTCGACTTGCGAGTTGCTGGTTCCTGGCGCGACCTATTTTCAAGTGGTCTTTACGTTGCCTGAGGAGCTCTCGGCCCTGGCGTTGGGAAACCGTCGTGAAGTCTACAACCTTCTGTTTCGTTCCGCTTGGGAAGCGCTGCGAGGACTGATCGCCGACGAGCAAGGATTCGAGGCTGCTGCGGCGATGGTGCTGCATACTTGGAATCAGAAACTTGACGCTCATGCACATGTGCACGCGTTGGTGCCAGGCGGCGGCCCGTCGCTGGATCCTTCGCGTCCCGGTTGGATCCATAGTCGCAAGCAGAACGGGAAGCCCTCCTCAGCACCCTACTTGGTTGATGCCAAAGAACTTCGCAAGCGGTATCGCGAGGCTGTCTTGAAAGGGCTACGTCGATTGCGAGAGAAGGGCAAGCTCAAGTTGCAAGGTCAGTTCCAGGCGTTGCAGGATCAAGCAGGCTGGGACGAGTGGCTCGGTCGCTTCGAGCACAAGACTTGGGTCTCGTTCATTCAAGGCCCACCGAATGAGCATTGCCGTCCCGAGCATGTTGCGAAGTACTTAGCACGTTACATGACGGGTGGTCCGATCAGTGATCGTCGCCTGATTTCGCACGAGGATGGGAAGGTCCAGTTTTGGGCGCGAGTGGGGAATCAGACCGGCGGAGGTGATGGACGTGCTGCGCCGTACACGTTGAGCGGCGTGGAGTTCGTTCGTCGTTGGTCGATGCACATCCTTCCTAAGGGTTTTACGAAGTCACGCCGCTACGGTGGTTACAGCAACCACCATCGCGATCGCTATATGAAAGAATGCATCGCGTTGCTGCCAGTGGAGACGCCCCCAACGCCCACCGTCGATGAGGAGGCGGGGCCAGAGGAGGCGGCTGAGGAGTTGACACCGCAGTGCGTCCATTGCGGTGAGCCGATGGAGTTGGTGCAGTCGAGCTTCAAGCCAAGTTGGAGTGACGTGATGTTCAGCAAGTATCGACCAAGATGGTATGCAGATGATTAG
- a CDS encoding DUF6602 domain-containing protein, translating into MPKPFFTRLVKYYSSVAAVLRGESDAADIFPNTTDKGGAREQLYVDFLQNHLPSACNAKLGGFVFNQAGEESKQIDVIVSTDMCPQFNVGLKSFACIDGVLAVVSIKSMLDSAGIRDAITNIASVPQHRIDYPWDKIVIDNPMIDMWPLKVIYAIDGVTVETLQKTISEFNHPTQTISKNRLPDVIHVAGKYSLRRSWVDIVHEGRTIPACRYVTMTAEVDAACLAFVVERIQQLCLASRFIPYNFSDYVYRMYGMEPPPI; encoded by the coding sequence ATGCCCAAGCCATTCTTCACGCGTCTTGTAAAATACTACAGCTCGGTTGCCGCCGTCTTGCGCGGCGAATCCGACGCTGCCGACATTTTCCCAAACACTACGGACAAAGGTGGCGCACGTGAGCAGTTGTACGTCGACTTCTTGCAAAATCATCTGCCATCAGCGTGCAATGCAAAACTCGGCGGGTTCGTCTTCAACCAAGCGGGAGAAGAATCAAAACAGATCGACGTGATCGTCTCAACAGATATGTGTCCTCAATTCAACGTTGGGCTAAAGTCGTTTGCATGTATCGACGGCGTACTTGCTGTCGTTTCGATCAAATCGATGCTAGACTCTGCTGGCATTCGCGACGCGATCACGAACATTGCTTCGGTGCCACAACACCGCATTGATTACCCTTGGGACAAGATCGTCATCGATAATCCGATGATCGATATGTGGCCGCTGAAAGTCATCTACGCCATCGACGGCGTAACAGTCGAAACCCTGCAGAAAACCATCTCTGAATTCAATCATCCGACACAAACGATCTCGAAAAATCGCCTTCCTGACGTGATTCACGTTGCAGGCAAATACTCATTGCGAAGATCATGGGTCGATATTGTTCACGAAGGGCGTACGATTCCCGCTTGCCGTTATGTTACGATGACCGCTGAGGTGGACGCGGCGTGCCTCGCGTTTGTGGTCGAACGAATCCAACAACTGTGTCTCGCCTCACGGTTCATTCCGTACAATTTCAGTGACTACGTCTACCGAATGTATGGAATGGAACCCCCGCCAATATGA
- a CDS encoding tyrosine-type recombinase/integrase, translating into MTPHQKHRCELTRRMAEDMIIRNLAQSTIDAYTYHARRFAAFIAKPLGRATVEDVRTFQLYLIQQKKVAYSTFNQAVCALRFLYTHTIRVSWPVKMVPFGKRIKTLPTVLSRHEIDKLIQCTPNLKHRTFLMTLYSAGLRFSECANLRIADIDSSRMMIRVACGKGKKERLVPLSPRLLQELRVYWKKYRPSDLLFPGNSATKTYADTTIQKMMKRSAAKAGIKKRVYPHVLRHSYATGLLEAGVDLLTISKLLGHASFTTTMVYLHCRREHLHSVPSPLDWLPVKQLPTYQPAAENSGPLPQES; encoded by the coding sequence ATGACTCCCCACCAAAAGCATCGCTGCGAACTCACCCGGCGAATGGCCGAGGACATGATCATCCGCAACTTGGCCCAGTCTACGATCGACGCCTACACCTATCACGCTCGACGCTTCGCTGCCTTCATCGCCAAGCCGCTGGGCCGAGCAACCGTCGAAGACGTTAGAACCTTCCAGCTTTACCTGATCCAACAAAAGAAGGTCGCCTACAGCACCTTCAACCAAGCGGTCTGCGCGCTACGGTTTCTCTATACGCACACCATCCGTGTCTCCTGGCCGGTCAAGATGGTTCCATTCGGCAAGCGGATCAAGACGCTGCCGACCGTGCTGAGCCGTCATGAAATCGACAAGCTGATTCAATGCACACCCAACCTCAAGCATCGAACCTTTCTGATGACGCTCTATTCGGCGGGGCTGAGGTTCTCCGAATGTGCCAACCTGAGGATCGCCGACATCGACTCCAGTCGGATGATGATCCGAGTCGCCTGCGGAAAGGGCAAGAAGGAACGGCTCGTGCCGCTCTCGCCAAGACTCTTGCAAGAGCTGAGGGTCTACTGGAAGAAGTACAGGCCATCGGATCTGCTGTTCCCCGGCAACTCGGCGACGAAGACTTACGCCGACACCACGATCCAGAAAATGATGAAGCGGTCGGCCGCCAAGGCGGGAATCAAGAAACGCGTTTACCCGCACGTACTCCGGCACAGCTACGCGACGGGGCTCTTAGAAGCAGGCGTGGACCTGTTGACGATCAGCAAGCTGCTCGGCCACGCCAGTTTCACCACCACGATGGTCTATCTGCACTGTCGCCGCGAACATCTGCACAGTGTGCCCAGTCCGCTGGATTGGTTGCCAGTGAAACAATTGCCGACGTATCAGCCAGCGGCAGAGAACAGCGGTCCACTGCCGCAGGAAAGCTAA
- a CDS encoding integron integrase — protein sequence MSVELFRQRLSRAQLHPNDLAWMPQWFDEYARLQQDDGEPLKVETSRVLAFLRSLRDRGVPAWQRLQAARAVEWYQALVLRNDEVDFVHFKQKLGELAEVEKRAGVAVENGGGMPGEGLPGLIDPNEPAAVRKMRARMRVLHHPKSTEQAYVGWLVRFIRHLDDENVDKYGEPEIGHFLTELAVVGEVTAGTQNQALAALLFFFGKVVGRDLKFVERVRAKSSRYLPVVLSRPEIAELAPHIRGMNATMFRLIYGSGLRHRECRCLRIKDVCFDTGHIVVRDGKGQHDRITVLPGAAVDSLRSCIDLARSLHRDDLQDGHGRVYLPFALKRKYPNADRELGWQYVFPSRQLSKDPRTGLLRRHHVHAGTFADAMKRGLSRTSIVKPATPHSLRHSFATHLLENGADIRTVQELLGHKDVKTTMIYTHVMNRPGICVISPLDRLSGPSDPRDKDDDRPKVPEAPTG from the coding sequence ATGTCTGTTGAGCTGTTTCGTCAACGATTGAGCCGTGCCCAGCTGCATCCCAATGATTTGGCATGGATGCCGCAATGGTTCGATGAATACGCAAGACTACAGCAAGATGACGGTGAGCCTCTGAAAGTTGAGACGTCCCGGGTGCTCGCGTTCCTCCGTTCTCTCCGCGATCGGGGCGTGCCAGCCTGGCAGCGATTGCAGGCGGCCCGAGCGGTCGAGTGGTACCAAGCGCTCGTCTTACGCAATGACGAGGTGGATTTCGTTCATTTCAAACAGAAGCTTGGTGAGCTCGCTGAAGTTGAAAAGCGCGCCGGGGTGGCAGTCGAGAATGGAGGCGGTATGCCTGGCGAAGGCTTGCCAGGACTGATCGATCCGAATGAACCCGCAGCTGTACGCAAAATGCGAGCGCGAATGCGGGTGCTCCATCACCCAAAGTCCACCGAACAGGCCTACGTCGGATGGCTCGTTCGTTTCATTCGCCACTTGGACGACGAAAATGTGGACAAATATGGCGAGCCCGAAATTGGGCATTTCCTAACCGAGCTAGCAGTCGTCGGTGAAGTTACTGCGGGGACGCAAAACCAAGCTCTGGCAGCATTGCTCTTCTTTTTTGGGAAGGTCGTCGGCCGCGATCTAAAGTTTGTCGAACGCGTCCGGGCAAAATCGAGCCGATACCTGCCGGTCGTGTTAAGCCGACCCGAGATTGCGGAACTGGCGCCCCACATACGTGGCATGAACGCAACGATGTTTCGGCTGATCTACGGCAGCGGACTGCGTCATCGCGAATGCCGTTGCCTGCGCATCAAGGATGTCTGTTTCGACACCGGTCATATTGTTGTTCGCGACGGCAAAGGTCAGCATGACCGGATCACCGTCCTGCCAGGTGCAGCCGTGGATTCGCTGCGAAGTTGCATTGACCTGGCCAGGTCGCTTCATCGCGATGATTTACAGGACGGACATGGCCGAGTCTATTTGCCGTTCGCACTCAAGCGAAAGTATCCCAATGCGGATCGTGAACTCGGCTGGCAATATGTTTTTCCATCGCGACAGTTGTCCAAAGATCCGCGAACCGGCCTGCTGCGCCGTCACCACGTGCACGCTGGCACTTTTGCAGATGCGATGAAGCGTGGCTTGTCGCGGACGTCGATCGTGAAGCCGGCGACACCGCATTCTCTGCGTCACAGTTTCGCGACACACTTGCTTGAAAACGGAGCGGATATTCGGACCGTTCAAGAGTTGCTTGGGCACAAGGATGTCAAGACGACGATGATCTACACTCACGTCATGAATCGCCCCGGAATTTGTGTGATCAGCCCGCTCGATCGACTATCGGGCCCCAGCGATCCCCGTGACAAGGACGATGATCGGCCCAAAGTTCCTGAGGCGCCAACAGGCTAA
- a CDS encoding DUF677 domain-containing protein, which yields MALVYSGIACPLCSAPIVDPDVDAFAMTMHGFDDPRFAILDDAVCHQRCLDNWELKQEFVSYANENFGVGLALTHGGQVIYRPEIVARSKDFLVIAVVALLGLPSLAINRLIGRTDVSVAMFLIVPVAVLSLSICAILMGVPAWVCIATWVGLSIGSLASIWYRTDNGG from the coding sequence ATGGCACTCGTTTACTCCGGCATAGCGTGTCCACTTTGCTCGGCCCCAATCGTCGATCCCGATGTGGATGCTTTCGCGATGACCATGCACGGTTTTGACGATCCGCGATTCGCCATTCTCGATGACGCTGTTTGCCATCAGCGTTGTCTCGACAACTGGGAACTCAAGCAAGAATTCGTTTCCTATGCCAACGAAAACTTTGGCGTCGGGCTTGCACTCACGCACGGCGGACAAGTTATCTACCGTCCTGAGATCGTTGCACGCTCCAAGGATTTCCTGGTGATTGCTGTCGTCGCGCTCCTCGGCTTGCCGTCGCTCGCCATTAACCGATTGATTGGGCGTACTGACGTATCCGTTGCTATGTTTCTGATCGTTCCTGTTGCTGTATTGTCTCTGTCAATTTGCGCCATTTTGATGGGCGTCCCCGCATGGGTCTGCATCGCAACTTGGGTTGGACTGTCGATTGGATCACTTGCATCCATTTGGTATCGGACCGACAATGGCGGGTAA